One region of Caldimonas thermodepolymerans genomic DNA includes:
- the polA gene encoding DNA polymerase I — translation MSDNLLLLVDGSSYLYRAFHALPDLRGPGGVPTGAIHGMIGMLRKLREQFPAHRAACVFDAKGDTFRNEWYADYKAHRPPMPEALAAQIEPIHEVVRLLGWPILEVPGIEADDVIGTLCRAGREAGYKVVVSTGDKDLAQLVNDDVTLVNTMSNETLDAAGVLAKFGVPPERIVDYLTLVGDAVDNIPGVDKVGPKTAAKWIQEHGSLDGVIAAAERIKGVAGENLRRALDWLPLGRRLVTVVTDCDLSGHVPGWPGLDGLQLQDVDAHGLLDFYTRYGFRTWKRELEQSLGVSAAPAPAAPAGQTGDLFGGEPAAAQPLGELRYETVLSFEALDAWIERLEQAPLVALDTETDSLDGMRAQLVGISFAVRPGEAAYVPLRHSYADAPAQLPLQEVLARLKPWLEDASRPKVGQHVKYDMHVFANHGITVRGYVHDTMLESYVLEAHRPHSLESLADRHLNRRGLSYEDLCGKGANQIPFAQVDVARASRYSCEDSEMCLHVHQALWPRIEADPGLRRVYEEIEIPVSAVLQRIERNGVLIDAALLARQSHELAQRILALEAQAHELAGQPFNLGSPKQIGEILFGKLQLPVVKKTASGAPSTDEEVLEKLAQDYPLPAKILEHRGLSKLKSTYTDKLPQMINPATGRVHTNYAQAVAVTGRLASNDPNLQNIPIRTAEGRRIREAFIAPPGHVIVSADYSQIELRIMAHISGDANLMRAFQEGMDVHRATAAEIFGIAPEQVTSEQRRYAKVINFGLIYGMSAFGLASNLGIEQKAARDYIDRYFQRYPDVKRYMDETRALAKDKGYVQTVFGRRLWLPEINSPNGPRRGAAERAAINAPMQGTAADLIKLSMIAVQRALDAAGKRSLMIMQVHDELVFEVPEDELEWVRSEVPRIMAGVAELKVPLVAEVGAGPNWEQAH, via the coding sequence ATGAGCGACAACCTCCTGCTGCTGGTCGACGGCTCCAGCTACCTCTATCGTGCCTTCCACGCGCTGCCCGACCTGCGCGGGCCGGGGGGCGTGCCCACGGGCGCCATCCACGGGATGATCGGGATGTTGCGCAAGCTGCGCGAGCAGTTCCCCGCACACCGCGCCGCCTGCGTGTTCGACGCCAAGGGCGACACCTTCCGCAACGAGTGGTACGCCGACTACAAGGCCCACCGCCCGCCGATGCCCGAGGCGCTGGCGGCCCAGATCGAGCCGATCCACGAGGTGGTGCGGCTGCTCGGCTGGCCGATCCTGGAGGTGCCCGGCATCGAGGCCGACGACGTGATCGGCACGCTGTGCCGCGCCGGGCGCGAGGCCGGCTACAAGGTCGTCGTCTCCACCGGCGACAAGGACCTGGCCCAGCTGGTCAACGACGACGTCACGCTGGTCAACACGATGAGCAACGAGACGCTGGATGCGGCCGGCGTGCTGGCCAAGTTCGGCGTGCCACCCGAGCGCATCGTCGACTACCTGACCCTGGTGGGCGATGCGGTGGACAACATCCCGGGCGTCGACAAGGTCGGTCCCAAGACGGCGGCCAAGTGGATCCAGGAGCATGGCTCGCTCGACGGCGTGATCGCCGCGGCGGAGCGCATCAAGGGCGTGGCGGGCGAGAACCTGCGGCGCGCGCTCGACTGGCTGCCGCTCGGCCGGCGGCTGGTCACGGTGGTCACCGACTGCGACCTGTCCGGCCACGTGCCCGGCTGGCCGGGGCTGGACGGCCTGCAGCTGCAGGACGTCGACGCCCACGGCCTGCTGGACTTCTACACGCGCTACGGCTTCCGCACCTGGAAACGCGAGCTGGAGCAGAGCCTGGGCGTCAGCGCCGCGCCCGCGCCGGCGGCCCCGGCCGGCCAGACCGGCGACCTGTTCGGCGGCGAGCCGGCCGCGGCGCAGCCGCTGGGCGAGCTGCGCTACGAGACGGTGCTGAGCTTCGAGGCGCTGGACGCCTGGATCGAACGCCTCGAGCAGGCGCCGCTGGTGGCGCTGGACACCGAGACCGACTCGCTGGACGGGATGCGCGCGCAGCTGGTCGGCATCTCGTTCGCGGTGCGCCCGGGCGAGGCCGCCTACGTGCCGCTGCGCCACAGCTACGCCGACGCGCCGGCGCAGCTGCCGCTGCAGGAGGTGCTGGCGCGCCTGAAGCCCTGGCTGGAGGACGCCAGCCGCCCGAAGGTCGGCCAGCACGTCAAGTACGACATGCACGTGTTCGCCAACCACGGCATCACGGTGCGCGGCTACGTGCACGACACGATGCTGGAGAGCTACGTGCTGGAGGCGCACCGCCCGCACAGCCTGGAAAGCCTGGCCGACCGCCACCTGAACCGCCGCGGCCTGTCGTACGAGGACCTGTGCGGCAAGGGCGCGAACCAGATCCCGTTCGCCCAGGTCGACGTGGCGCGGGCGAGCCGGTACTCGTGCGAGGACAGCGAGATGTGCCTGCACGTGCACCAGGCGCTGTGGCCGCGCATCGAGGCCGACCCGGGCCTCAGGCGCGTCTACGAGGAGATCGAGATCCCGGTCTCGGCGGTGCTGCAGCGCATCGAGCGCAACGGCGTGCTGATCGACGCCGCCCTGCTGGCGCGCCAGAGCCACGAGCTGGCGCAGCGCATCCTGGCGCTGGAGGCGCAGGCGCACGAGCTGGCCGGCCAGCCGTTCAACCTGGGCAGCCCCAAGCAGATCGGCGAGATCCTGTTCGGCAAGCTGCAGCTGCCGGTGGTCAAGAAGACCGCCAGCGGCGCGCCGTCGACCGACGAGGAGGTGCTGGAGAAGCTCGCGCAGGACTACCCGCTGCCGGCCAAGATCCTCGAGCACCGCGGGCTGTCCAAGCTCAAGAGCACCTACACCGACAAGCTGCCGCAGATGATCAACCCGGCCACCGGGCGGGTGCACACGAACTACGCGCAGGCGGTCGCGGTGACCGGGCGGCTGGCGAGCAACGACCCCAACCTGCAGAACATCCCGATCCGCACCGCCGAGGGCCGGCGCATCCGCGAGGCCTTCATCGCGCCGCCTGGCCACGTGATCGTCTCGGCCGACTACTCGCAGATCGAGCTGCGCATCATGGCGCACATCTCGGGCGACGCGAACCTGATGCGCGCCTTCCAGGAAGGGATGGACGTGCACCGTGCCACCGCGGCCGAGATCTTCGGCATCGCGCCGGAGCAGGTCACGAGCGAGCAGCGCCGCTACGCCAAGGTCATCAACTTCGGCCTGATCTACGGCATGAGCGCGTTCGGGCTGGCGAGCAACCTGGGCATCGAGCAGAAGGCCGCGCGCGACTACATCGACCGCTACTTCCAGCGCTATCCCGACGTGAAGCGCTACATGGACGAGACGCGCGCGCTGGCCAAGGACAAGGGCTATGTCCAGACCGTGTTCGGGCGGCGCCTGTGGCTGCCCGAGATCAACAGCCCCAACGGCCCGCGCCGCGGCGCCGCCGAGCGCGCCGCGATCAACGCGCCGATGCAGGGCACCGCGGCGGACCTGATCAAGCTGTCGATGATCGCAGTGCAGCGTGCGCTGGATGCAGCCGGCAAGCGCAGCCTGATGATCATGCAGGTGCACGACGAACTGGTGTTCGAGGTGCCCGAGGACGAGCTGGAGTGGGTGCGCAGCGAGGTGCCGCGCATCATGGCCGGGGTCGCCGAACTGAAGGTGCCGCTGGTCGCGGAGGTGGGCGCCGGTCCCAACTGGGAACAGGCACACTGA
- a CDS encoding zinc ribbon domain-containing protein — MAYDYSSENKRLELPNPYRLQNLWLWLCALLLIAGGVLCFWWTRQLLQAEAVPSGIVPLLAGVVLLGGGLTSAAVAAKRLRFFFGRGRPVSLADELQPGMTGGSKRANALKEILRQGGLTYPEPQGALDGILYHWLPQLITAPLEVQARARRHFFNLVALIATTLSFAVSWLVLGDDRTRPWIGVLYFVFGAVFLLRPVLRDSRASLSMASVIGLFAAAILAPVLIGLVGHALPPMDRFSLSLQAAVMLGTGLVAVVLIALAVRAQIGTPPAVQSRGEQHKLSMNAPPGMLLDELERKLQDEWTEGIPNRRYARLEPLIDPARSTGPFAGELLEETQPLPLSGTVAPTLGSALANPMHRWLLVVDIYATLLVATAVGLMLYFVSHFHRWEHALHPLSLASTSVILLLMAVFCFKGSAALWGRFNFESVLLWVELAGTFQRSRVGTGNQLTSRLNTDSEVIRTEAMTLRVWRARIESVVFGKDGQRQITAMFSTTQEARDLVGHLVAFARSQSVLVAPGSAEDEVRIQALNAGERALAVPAAPAAQLHHDIQAMAALTQAPAEPAGTAPAAARFCTECGAALPPGARFCASCGAPVAAG; from the coding sequence ATGGCCTATGACTACAGCTCCGAGAACAAGCGACTGGAGCTCCCCAACCCGTACCGGCTGCAGAACCTGTGGCTGTGGCTGTGCGCGCTGCTGCTGATCGCAGGCGGCGTGCTGTGTTTCTGGTGGACCCGCCAGCTGCTGCAGGCCGAGGCGGTGCCCTCGGGCATCGTGCCGCTCCTGGCCGGCGTGGTGCTGCTGGGCGGTGGTCTGACCAGCGCGGCGGTGGCCGCCAAGCGGCTGCGCTTCTTCTTCGGCCGCGGGCGTCCCGTGTCGCTGGCCGACGAGCTGCAGCCCGGCATGACCGGCGGCTCCAAGCGCGCCAACGCGCTGAAGGAGATCCTGCGCCAGGGCGGCCTGACCTACCCCGAGCCGCAGGGGGCGCTGGACGGCATCCTCTACCACTGGCTGCCGCAGCTCATCACCGCGCCGCTGGAAGTGCAGGCGCGGGCACGCCGGCACTTCTTCAACCTGGTCGCGCTGATCGCCACGACGCTGAGCTTCGCGGTGTCCTGGCTGGTGCTGGGCGATGACCGCACCCGGCCCTGGATCGGCGTGCTGTACTTCGTGTTCGGCGCGGTGTTCCTGCTGCGGCCGGTGCTGCGCGACAGCCGCGCCAGTCTGTCGATGGCCTCGGTCATCGGCCTGTTCGCCGCGGCCATCCTGGCACCGGTGCTGATCGGCCTGGTCGGGCATGCCCTGCCGCCGATGGACCGCTTCTCGCTGAGCCTGCAGGCCGCCGTGATGCTCGGCACCGGCCTGGTTGCGGTGGTGCTGATCGCGTTGGCGGTGCGCGCGCAGATCGGCACGCCGCCTGCGGTGCAGTCGCGCGGCGAGCAGCACAAGCTGTCGATGAACGCGCCGCCGGGCATGCTGCTCGACGAGCTGGAGCGCAAGCTGCAGGACGAGTGGACCGAAGGCATCCCGAACCGCCGCTACGCGCGCCTGGAGCCGCTGATCGACCCCGCGCGCTCGACCGGCCCCTTCGCCGGCGAGCTGCTCGAGGAAACCCAGCCGCTGCCGCTGAGCGGCACGGTCGCGCCGACGCTCGGCTCCGCGCTGGCCAACCCGATGCACCGCTGGCTGCTGGTGGTCGACATCTACGCGACGCTGCTGGTGGCCACCGCGGTCGGCCTGATGCTCTACTTCGTCAGCCACTTCCACCGCTGGGAGCACGCGCTGCATCCGCTGTCGCTGGCGAGCACCTCGGTGATCCTGCTGCTGATGGCGGTGTTCTGCTTCAAGGGCTCGGCCGCGCTGTGGGGTCGCTTCAACTTCGAGTCGGTGCTGCTGTGGGTCGAGCTGGCGGGCACCTTCCAGCGCTCGCGCGTGGGCACCGGCAACCAGCTGACCAGCCGCCTGAACACCGACAGCGAGGTCATCCGCACCGAGGCGATGACGCTGCGCGTCTGGCGCGCCCGCATCGAGTCGGTGGTGTTCGGCAAGGACGGCCAGCGCCAGATCACCGCGATGTTCTCGACCACCCAGGAGGCGCGCGACCTGGTCGGCCACCTCGTGGCCTTCGCGCGCAGCCAGAGCGTGCTGGTGGCGCCCGGCAGCGCCGAGGACGAGGTGCGCATCCAGGCGCTCAATGCCGGCGAGCGTGCGCTGGCGGTGCCGGCGGCCCCCGCCGCCCAGCTGCACCATGACATCCAGGCGATGGCCGCGCTGACCCAGGCACCGGCGGAGCCGGCCGGCACGGCACCCGCCGCGGCCCGGTTCTGCACCGAGTGCGGCGCGGCGCTGCCCCCTGGCGCGCGCTTCTGCGCCTCCTGCGGCGCACCGGTCGCGGCCGGCTGA
- a CDS encoding YihY/virulence factor BrkB family protein, whose protein sequence is MELQSLPARLWARVPAPLQRPLALGAAAVQTWLDELGPQLGASIAFYAMFAMAPLLVVAITLAGAFFGPEAARGQIVEQIQELVGRDAARSIEIMIASSWRGQGRGLAGALGVVALLVGASGVFVALRNALNRLGRIPELPKGVSAFVRARLVAFALVLGFGFLAIVSLIASAALAAVGAYLSRRHPALAPAISAMDIVISTVVLTFGFAALLRWLPERAPGWRAVFTGAVASALLFAIGKHLIGLYLGRAGVASSYGAAGSFVVVMLWVYYSSQILLLGAALAWTVDGVQQRPHPPQPRGGPGA, encoded by the coding sequence ATGGAGTTGCAGAGCTTGCCCGCCCGCCTGTGGGCGCGGGTGCCCGCGCCGCTGCAGCGGCCGCTTGCGCTGGGCGCGGCGGCGGTGCAGACCTGGCTCGACGAGCTGGGGCCGCAGCTGGGCGCCTCGATCGCGTTCTACGCGATGTTCGCGATGGCGCCGCTGCTGGTCGTCGCGATCACGCTGGCCGGGGCCTTCTTCGGTCCGGAAGCGGCGCGCGGGCAGATCGTCGAGCAGATCCAGGAGCTGGTCGGCCGCGATGCGGCGCGCTCGATCGAGATCATGATCGCCTCGTCGTGGCGCGGGCAGGGCCGCGGGCTGGCCGGCGCGCTGGGCGTCGTGGCCCTGCTGGTGGGCGCCAGCGGCGTGTTCGTCGCGCTGCGCAACGCGCTGAACCGGCTCGGGCGCATCCCCGAACTGCCCAAGGGCGTGAGCGCCTTCGTGCGCGCACGGCTGGTGGCCTTCGCGCTGGTGCTGGGCTTCGGGTTCCTGGCCATCGTCTCGCTGATCGCCAGCGCCGCGCTGGCGGCGGTCGGTGCCTACCTGTCGCGCCGGCATCCGGCGCTGGCGCCGGCGATCTCGGCGATGGACATCGTGATCTCCACCGTGGTGCTGACCTTCGGCTTCGCCGCGCTGCTGCGCTGGCTGCCCGAGCGGGCGCCGGGCTGGCGGGCCGTGTTCACCGGTGCCGTGGCAAGCGCGCTGCTGTTTGCCATCGGCAAGCACCTGATCGGGCTGTACCTGGGCCGCGCCGGCGTGGCGTCCAGCTATGGCGCGGCCGGCTCCTTCGTGGTCGTGATGCTGTGGGTCTACTACTCCTCGCAGATCCTGCTGCTGGGGGCGGCGCTGGCGTGGACCGTGGACGGCGTGCAGCAGCGGCCGCACCCGCCTCAGCCGCGCGGCGGACCGGGGGCCTGA
- a CDS encoding sigma-54-dependent transcriptional regulator, translating to MPHVLIVEDSPDELAWMAEVAAGEGWTVATAEALRAARVHLARQQPDVLLTDLQLPDGSGLQLVDDLERPGQTQVIVVTGQASVDSVVQALRAGASDYLLKPLEVPKLQELLRRRSQDGPAPRPPVPSPQQRREAGRFGRLLGASPAMQSLYDQLARVAPTSATVLLIGASGTGKELAAQTVHELSPRRHGPFLAVNCGAISPQLIESELFGHEKGSFTGADRQHVGFFERADGGTLLLDEVTEMPMELQVKLLRVLETGTFVRVGTTKPITTDVRVIGATNRRPDQAVAEGKLREDLYHRLNVFPIRLPTLRERGQDIELLARHFLAELNRQEGTRKTFSPQAIARLYARPWAGNVRELRNCVQRAYILADDVIDGFEAEAPEPPAESGPDVVCIRIGTPLAEVERRVTMATLERCGNVKRRAAEVLGISLKTLYNRLEAYATRDRRRPGGDPGRAPGAQAPGPPRG from the coding sequence GTGCCACATGTGCTGATCGTCGAGGACTCGCCCGACGAGCTGGCCTGGATGGCCGAAGTCGCCGCGGGCGAAGGGTGGACGGTGGCCACCGCCGAGGCCCTGCGCGCCGCGCGCGTCCACCTGGCGCGGCAGCAGCCGGACGTGCTGCTGACCGACCTGCAGCTGCCCGACGGCAGCGGCCTGCAGCTGGTCGACGACCTCGAGCGGCCCGGGCAGACCCAGGTGATCGTCGTCACCGGCCAGGCTTCGGTCGACAGCGTGGTGCAGGCCCTGCGCGCCGGCGCGAGCGACTACCTGCTCAAGCCGCTGGAGGTGCCGAAGCTGCAGGAACTGCTGCGCCGCCGCTCGCAGGACGGCCCTGCCCCCCGCCCGCCCGTGCCCTCGCCGCAGCAACGCCGCGAGGCCGGCCGCTTCGGGCGGTTGCTCGGGGCCTCACCCGCGATGCAGTCGCTCTACGACCAGCTGGCGCGCGTGGCACCCACCTCGGCCACGGTGCTGCTGATCGGCGCAAGCGGCACCGGCAAGGAACTCGCGGCCCAGACGGTGCACGAGCTCAGCCCGCGCCGCCACGGCCCCTTCCTTGCCGTCAACTGCGGCGCGATCTCGCCGCAGCTGATCGAAAGCGAGCTGTTCGGCCACGAGAAGGGCAGCTTCACCGGTGCCGACCGCCAGCACGTCGGCTTCTTCGAACGTGCCGACGGCGGCACGCTGCTGCTCGACGAGGTCACCGAAATGCCGATGGAGCTGCAGGTCAAGCTGCTGCGCGTGCTCGAGACCGGCACCTTCGTGCGCGTGGGCACCACCAAGCCGATCACCACCGACGTGCGCGTGATCGGCGCGACCAACCGCCGTCCGGACCAGGCGGTGGCCGAGGGCAAGCTGCGCGAGGACCTCTACCACCGGCTCAACGTGTTCCCGATCCGCCTGCCGACGCTGCGCGAGCGCGGCCAGGACATCGAGCTGCTGGCCCGCCATTTCCTGGCGGAACTGAACCGCCAGGAAGGCACGCGCAAGACCTTCTCGCCGCAGGCCATCGCCCGCCTCTACGCGCGTCCCTGGGCCGGCAACGTGCGCGAGCTGCGGAACTGCGTGCAGCGCGCCTACATCCTGGCCGACGACGTGATCGACGGCTTCGAGGCCGAAGCGCCCGAGCCCCCGGCCGAATCCGGCCCCGACGTGGTCTGCATCCGCATCGGCACGCCGCTGGCCGAGGTGGAGCGCCGCGTCACGATGGCCACGCTGGAGCGCTGCGGCAACGTCAAGCGCCGTGCCGCCGAGGTGCTCGGCATCAGCCTCAAGACGCTCTACAACCGGCTGGAGGCCTACGCGACCCGCGACCGCCGGCGCCCGGGGGGCGACCCGGGCCGTGCCCCGGGCGCTCAGGCCCCCGGTCCGCCGCGCGGCTGA
- a CDS encoding BON domain-containing protein has protein sequence MNSQPRLLALLIAAAAACTSVGCAVTSGQSSVGEYVDDATITTRVKARLAQDPVASAMRTQVETQNGVVQLSGFAASEAERAQAAELARAVPHVKGVRNDIIVRPPSN, from the coding sequence ATGAACAGCCAACCCCGCCTCCTTGCCCTGCTGATCGCAGCCGCCGCGGCCTGCACCAGCGTCGGCTGCGCCGTCACCAGCGGACAGAGCAGCGTCGGCGAGTACGTCGACGACGCGACCATCACCACCCGTGTCAAGGCCCGCCTCGCGCAGGATCCGGTGGCCAGCGCGATGCGCACCCAGGTCGAGACGCAGAACGGCGTCGTCCAGCTCTCGGGCTTCGCCGCGAGCGAGGCCGAACGGGCGCAGGCCGCCGAACTGGCCCGGGCGGTGCCGCACGTCAAGGGCGTGCGCAACGACATCATCGTGCGGCCACCGAGCAACTGA
- a CDS encoding hemerythrin domain-containing protein: MARTRTSARNEIFEMLKEDHKRAKKAFRDFAKLDEEGDTQACEALAARTCKELQLHMRLEEDVFYPAARAGLKEEDLVEEAEVEHGSAKALIEKMQALSGDDPKFAATFTVLGEYIKHHVKEEENEMFEQLGRAKVDWEGVLEEMLAHRMELEAELGLAAEDAEDEAAADLALAARQAQGRTQAKAARRA, translated from the coding sequence ATGGCCAGAACCCGCACCAGCGCTCGCAACGAGATCTTCGAGATGCTGAAGGAAGACCACAAGCGCGCGAAGAAGGCGTTCCGCGATTTCGCCAAGCTCGACGAGGAAGGCGACACGCAGGCGTGCGAAGCCCTCGCGGCCCGCACCTGCAAGGAACTGCAGCTGCACATGCGGCTGGAGGAGGACGTGTTCTACCCGGCCGCGCGTGCCGGCCTGAAGGAAGAGGACCTCGTCGAGGAAGCCGAGGTCGAGCACGGCAGCGCGAAGGCGCTGATCGAGAAGATGCAGGCGCTGTCGGGCGACGACCCCAAGTTCGCCGCGACCTTCACGGTGCTGGGCGAGTACATCAAGCACCACGTGAAGGAAGAGGAAAACGAGATGTTCGAACAGCTGGGCCGCGCCAAGGTGGACTGGGAAGGCGTGCTGGAGGAGATGCTGGCGCATCGCATGGAGCTCGAGGCGGAACTGGGCCTCGCGGCCGAAGACGCCGAGGACGAGGCCGCGGCCGACCTGGCGCTGGCGGCGCGCCAGGCCCAGGGCCGCACGCAGGCCAAGGCCGCCCGCCGGGCCTGA
- a CDS encoding RNA polymerase factor sigma-54, giving the protein MNAPVIRLEHRQHQTLTPRLQQAVRLLQLSSLDFAQEVQQAVGSNPFLEEDPEAHTAAAVVADNTPADATPTWNEVTPVSAPAADTPWDRESWGSPGSGSGRGSSGDGDLDLVEMVAADVSLRQHLHGQINVLPLSPRDRQLAATIIEALDDDGYLRLGLDELVGLCECAPPPEESELNVALRLVQSLDPAGIAARDVRECLLLQLKDIAPEAERELACRIVREHLDRLAMRDVNGLARMLGVGAAQVEAVCERIRHLDPRPGWRFGPSNTQFVTPDVIVRKIRGVWTATLNPDVIPKVRLNQVYAELFQRHRDAGHAELAAHLQEARWTVRNVEQRFATILNVAQAIVKRQRHFLEYGALAMKPLGLREIAEELGLHESTVSRVTNNKYMATPLGVFELKYFFSRALPTVSGGSCSATAIRGVIKDMIEAENPNDPLSDAQIARQLARQGLTVARRTVTKYRQMMKLPSVEKRRRHS; this is encoded by the coding sequence ATGAACGCACCGGTCATCCGGCTCGAGCACCGGCAACACCAGACCTTGACGCCCAGACTGCAACAGGCCGTGCGCCTGCTGCAGCTGTCGTCGCTCGACTTTGCGCAGGAAGTGCAGCAGGCCGTCGGCAGCAATCCCTTCCTCGAGGAGGACCCCGAGGCCCATACCGCCGCGGCGGTGGTGGCGGACAACACGCCGGCCGATGCGACGCCGACCTGGAACGAGGTGACGCCGGTGTCGGCCCCGGCGGCGGACACCCCCTGGGACCGCGAAAGCTGGGGCTCCCCGGGTAGCGGCTCGGGCCGTGGCAGCAGCGGCGACGGCGACCTGGACCTGGTCGAGATGGTCGCGGCCGACGTCTCGCTGCGCCAGCACCTGCACGGCCAGATCAACGTGCTGCCGCTGTCGCCGCGCGACCGGCAGCTGGCGGCCACGATCATCGAGGCGCTGGACGACGACGGCTACCTGCGCCTGGGGCTGGACGAGTTGGTCGGGCTGTGCGAGTGCGCGCCGCCGCCGGAGGAGAGCGAGCTGAACGTCGCGCTGCGCCTGGTGCAGTCGCTCGACCCGGCGGGCATCGCCGCGCGCGACGTGCGCGAGTGCCTGCTGCTGCAGCTGAAGGACATCGCCCCCGAGGCCGAGCGGGAACTGGCCTGCCGCATCGTGCGCGAGCACCTGGACCGGCTCGCGATGCGCGACGTCAACGGACTGGCGCGCATGCTGGGGGTCGGCGCCGCGCAGGTGGAGGCGGTGTGCGAGCGCATCCGCCACCTCGACCCGCGCCCGGGTTGGCGCTTCGGGCCGTCGAACACGCAGTTCGTCACCCCTGACGTGATCGTGCGCAAGATCCGGGGCGTGTGGACAGCCACGCTGAACCCGGACGTGATCCCCAAGGTGCGGCTGAACCAGGTCTACGCCGAGCTGTTCCAGCGCCATCGCGACGCCGGCCATGCGGAGCTGGCGGCGCACCTGCAGGAGGCGCGCTGGACCGTGCGCAACGTCGAGCAGCGCTTCGCGACCATCCTGAACGTCGCGCAGGCCATCGTGAAGCGGCAGCGGCATTTCCTCGAGTACGGCGCGCTGGCGATGAAGCCGCTGGGCCTGCGCGAGATTGCGGAGGAGCTGGGCCTGCACGAATCGACGGTCTCGCGCGTGACCAACAACAAGTACATGGCCACGCCGCTCGGCGTGTTCGAGCTGAAGTACTTCTTCTCGCGCGCCTTGCCGACCGTCAGCGGCGGCTCCTGCTCGGCCACCGCGATCCGGGGCGTGATCAAGGACATGATCGAGGCGGAGAACCCCAACGACCCGCTCTCCGATGCGCAGATCGCGCGGCAGCTTGCGCGCCAGGGGCTGACCGTGGCGCGCCGCACGGTGACCAAGTACCGGCAGATGATGAAGCTGCCGTCGGTCGAGAAGCGCCGCCGCCACAGCTGA